The following are from one region of the Equus przewalskii isolate Varuska chromosome 21, EquPr2, whole genome shotgun sequence genome:
- the BPIFB2 gene encoding BPI fold-containing family B member 2, producing MAQACRLGLLLALLLPVVGASMPGTVVRLNEAALSYVSEIGKAPLQRALQVTVPDFLDRSGERLRPTRIQILNVHVPHIHLKFIAGFGVRLSAAANFTFKVFRGPEHLELLLPVVLQADVHVAQGSIGTPVVSISTCFSLFDNAIVLDGSNSMAPALLVPLQQHINAVLRDKLCLSIASLVQDLNVHMGTVIGLTPVGPESQIRYSVVNVPNITNDYISLDLNAVLFLLGKPIVLPLDVTPFVLPEHVGTIGAMATVGLSQDLFDSALLLLQKAGALNLDITGQLKSDDNPLNTSMLGQLIPEVARQFPEPMPVVLKARLGATPVAMLRTNNATLRLQPFVEVLVPASNSAFQSLFSLDVVVTLSLQLSVSKVKLQATTSVLGDVQLTVASSNVGFIDTDQVHALVGTVFEKPLLDHLNALLGIGIGLPSVVNLQYVTPEVSVYEGYVVISGGLLYQR from the exons ATGGCTCAGGCGTGCAGGCTGGGCCTGCTCTTGGCGCTGCTGCTGCCCGTGGTCGGTGCCTCCATGCCGGGCACCGTGGTCAGACTCAACGAGGCAGCACTGAGCTACG TGTCTGAAATTGGGAAAGCCCCTCTCCAGCGAGCCCTACAGGTCACTGTCCCGGATTTCCTGGACCGGAGTGGAGAGAGGCTTCGGCCCACCAG GATCCAGATTCTGAATGTCCACGTGCCCCACATCCACCTGAAATTCATTGCTGGTTTTGGCGTACGCTTGTCGGCAGCAGCCAATTTTACTTTCAAGGTCTTTCG AGGCCCAGAGCacctggagctgctgctgcctgtgGTACTCCAGGCCGACGTCCACGTGGCCCAGGGCTCCATCGGGACCCCCGTGGTCAGCATCTCCACCTGCTTCTCACTCTTCGACAATGCCATCGTGCTTGACGGCAGTAACAG CATGGCCCCTGCGCTGCTGGTGCCGCTGCAGCAGCACATCAACGCCGTCCTGCGTGACAAG CTGTGCCTGAGCATTGCCAGCCTGGTGCAGGACCTCAATGTCCACATGGGCACAGTAATTG GCCTCACCCCTGTGGGTCCTGAGTCGCAGATTCGTTACTCCGTGGTCAAcgtgcccaacatcactaatgacTACATTTCCTTGGATCTCAAT GCTGTTCTCTTCCTGCTGGGCAAGCCCATCGTCCTGCCCTTGGATGTCACCCCCTTTGTGCTGCCAGAGCATGTGGGCACCATCGGCGCCATGGCAACCGTGGGCCTCTCCCAGGACCTGTTTGACTCTGCACTTCTGCTGCTGCAGAAGGCTGGCGCCCTCAACCTGGACATCACCGGGCAGCTG AAGTCGGATGACAACCCGCTGAACACCTCCATGCTGGGCCAACTCATCCCCGAG GTGGCCCGCCAGTTCCCGGAGCCCATGCCCGTGGTGCTGAAGGCACGGTTGGGTGCCACACCTGTGGCCATGCTCCGTACCAACAACGCCACGCTGCGGCTGCAGCCCTTCGTGGAGGTCCTAGTTCCAGCCTCCAACTCGGCTTTCCAGTCCCTCTTCTCCCTTGATGTG GTAGTGACCCTGAGCCTCCAGCTCTCCGTGTCCAAGGTGAAGCTTCAGGCGACCACGTCTGTGCTGGG GGATGTCCAGCTCACGGTGGCCTCCTCCAACGTGGGCTTCATTGAT ACGGATCAAGTGCACGCACTTGTGGGCACCGTGTTCGAGAAGCCCCTCCTGGACCACCTCAACG CTCTCTTGGGCATAGGGATTGGCCTCCCCAGTGTGGTCAACCTTCAGTACGTCACTCCTGAGGTCTCTGTCTATGAG GGCTACGTTGTGATATCCGGTGGACTCTTGTACCAGCGCTGA